The sequence CTCACCCcatgtggagtgggggagggcatCATGCTCTGGCTCGGTCAGGTGCTGTCCCCCACTAACTCCACTTCTCCACCAGCCCTGGTCCCCACTGCACTGGACAGTCCATGGGGGCTGACTCCGATCCAGGCCAGCAGTGTatgtgtctgggtgctggagggtTCAGGTGCCCCTATAGCTGCTCCTCGCCCCTGTATAAGCCATTGGCCACCCCACTTggccccacctccccatccaggatgTTGTCCTGGGAGCCGTGGAACTGCCGTCTCCTCGAGCGCAGGGCAAAGTGCCAGGTCAGCGCGGACACCACCACCAGGCCGAACATGGCCGCCAGTCCTGCTGCCACATATGCGTAGGGAAGCTGGGGGGCCAGGGTGCGGATGGTGCGGCACGGTCCATGGGCCCGACTCCCATCATCAGTGGGGCTGGCACCAGCCTGGTTGGCTGCCATGACACATACCaggtaggaggtgctggggtgCAGCCCCCCAAGCACTGCCATCCGGAAAGTGCTGTTGAAGATGGGGCCAGCAATGGTGTGGCCCCCATCAGCCTGGTATATCAGTCGGTACTCCCACACTGTGGAGGAGGGGGCACACCAATGCAGGCTGGCCCCAGACTCAGTGACATGCACTGCCCTCAGCTGGGGTGGCTCCGGGGGCACATCTGGGCCAGTCACCCCAGGGCACAGGCAACCGGTATCCTTGCTCAACTCTGCACAGGCTGTCTGCAGGTGGCGGCAATGGTGGTAGACACAAGGCTGATGGGATGGGTTCTGGGAGCCAGGCATCTGTGGGGTATCCGGGGTGGAGGGGTCCTCATAGCTGTAATAGTCTGTCCCCAAGTCgtgctggggggtggaggaggcaaAGGGGCTGCTCTCCTGGGCATGGAGCCAGGGCCAGTGGCTCTGGCCCTTcgggggaaggggtagggagcCTCCCATGCTCGTCGGCGCCCCCTCTGGGCACAGGATCAGGAGGCAAGCAGCCATGAGGACTGGAGCCGAGAGTCCCAGGAGGATGGTCATGGTTCCTGGAAGAGAGAGGACAGTGTGAGTGTCTGAGCTGAGATGATGctacaggatactggggtaggtATGATTCTTCCATCAGAgcactctgccccagtcctgcctccttACAAGATCCCAGGGAGCTATACAGCCCTCGGGAGCCAGGGCAAGGTCATTGCCCCACTTCAcaaaagaggaaactgaggcacggatggGAAGGAACTCACACAAActgccagtcagtggcagagctggggacagaactcaGGGGTCCTGATTCCCAACCTGTGCCCCCgcgcactagaccccactcccctcccagagctggggacagaacccaggggtcctgactcccaggagtCCGTTTGTCCCTATTGGGGTCTGGAACTGAAACCACAACTATCAATAGGATAATACTGTCCATGTGCTCCTTGGGGGCTCCATCCCACAGGTTcttctgcaggggaagggggggctggctGTCCCCACGCAGCAACCCTCACAAGGAGACACCCCTGGGGCTTTGGGTGGGCCAATGGCCTCCAGGCAGGTGTCCCAGGAGTCTGAGGATGGGGGTTCCCTGCAGCCCCGGTCTCACTCACCCGCCGCTGCCTGTAGCTGGATGGGGACCGGCGTCAGGTCACTGGGGCCACAGGACTCTGGTCTCCAGCGAGACAGGGCTCAGCGCTGGGGATCGGGGTTCTCCTCTCCGGGGCGCTGGGGGATCGGGGCTGGCACCGCTCGACTCTGCTCTCGCGTTTCGTCTGCTTCgctccagcagctgcagcaagtTTTATCCCGTCGGGGAGCTGAGCtcatcccccgcccccagcctagCTGGGGCTGCCAGGGGGCGGAGCAGCCCGGGGGGCTCCTGAATGCGGGGGGAGCCACAGGTGGCCATAAGGAACATAAAACTCTGCCTTATAAGGAAATTTCGGTCCCTCCCGGATGATCTCCCCCGCCCGGAGGccgcagagatggggcagggagctcggccctcctgcctcccccgtcccagcccagccctcggAGTCACGGGCACGGTCAGGGCCGGCCCCGGGCGGGATGGACAATGGGAAGCTGCTCGGCCACAGGTATGTGTTCCAGACAGACTcttcctgccctggcccagccctgacaGGAACCAGACAGACCCCAGGGACGAAGCCTGGAGCCAGGGCAAAGcatggggagggctgggagccaggaccctgGCGCTCTAGCCTTGGTTCTAgtaggggagtgggggctaatgCTTAGGGCAGACAGCCTGGCAGTCGTGACCTGGGTGCTGTCCCCAGTGGGAGGGAAGAGCAGTCTAGTGAGCTAGagcttggagccaggactcctgggttctacccctgactctggtggggactaatgggttagagcagggagaaggggctgggcagTAGGATAGGTTTTATTCTCTCCCACTGACTTACTCTGTGATCTTGTCTCAGGGACTGACATTCACCCTCTTCACAATGGAGACAAGCATCCGGAGAGGCTCCATTCATCCCTGTTTCTAAAGCAGACACCAGCCAAGGTATATGACAAGAGGCTGGTGGAGCCAGCCACCCCTTACAGACAATGCTGACCCCATCAGCATGTGTGAGCTCAGGGGAAGGGCAGGAAGTGACAGTGTGTTCCCTGGATCTCAGCCCCTAACTGCATTGTGCACAGTAGCCCTGGTGGGAGCCAGCCCCGCACTGGAGGCATGGGTGACTCATGTGGAGTAAAGAGAGCAAGAGCAGCTgtggtggatgggggggggggggggggggctctgctcaGACAGACACACAGGGCTCATCACTGCTAGGACAGAGCTGCCAAGGGCAGCTTCTCAGCTCCTGGGGAAAGCCTGGATCCTGCTCAGAGCCATGGCCGCTCCAGGAGAGGCCTGGCttgtagcagagctgggggcttcCCTACTGATTCTCAGGGGAACACAGCCTAAGAGGGGGGTTATTAGTATCTGAAATGCCATGGATGGGAAGGGGGCAGTGATGCCAATGtcggagtcctggctcctcccaGCCAGGGACCTCATCTATACTTGCAACTTGCACTGGCTTAAAAGTGACACACTGCCCAAATTAAACCCAAGTTACTACAGCTTGGCTTGGGTCTAGGACTCTGCCAAGTCAGCCAGCACCAGGCAACTGTTGTTTAACACAGATTGAGTGAGATGCTGGAAACTCCAAACTGTGACAGACTCATGAGTCAGGCTTCCCAAATCACAAGATTTAAAAAGCACACTAAGTGTTGCAATGTAGGAGCCCCGCACACCTCAGCCCAGAGGCAGCTaactgcatctcagcaccaggcaaAGCAGCCATGCATAAACAATCCCCTTGGGCCATGCTAGAGGCAGTTGTgtctccatgctgggcaagggaACTGGATCCCTCTATAAACACCCccctcactccactccagagacagctgcatctcagtgctgagaGAAGCAAATTTTGCACCTAACAGAGTTCATTAACTGAGGTCTGTCCAGAGCTTTGTATTCACCTGCtgtgggctgggagaagcatcATTAGAACTGTCTGGTGAGTTTTAATGTAAAACCAGGCTGCTTTGGTCTTTACATTGTTTAGGGTAATTAGTTTCTTGGTTTAAGCTGACGCAGCAGGTCCCgctcctggaccaggaccccactgtgctggtCAAGGATCACTCATTGCTGAAGATGTTTGTAAAAGATCTGTCTGTGTCCAGCCCCAACTGCCTGTGCAAAACAAGGAGAGCTTCCCAGCGGCCCGCCCACACAGTTTGGGAAGCTCTTAAAAGGCACAGGCCCTAATACCACAACCACTGTGATAGGTGCTGGATGAACCCAGCAAGGGTGGGGCGGTGCAGACAAGACAAAAAGGCACTTGTTTAAAACACATGCTGGTGCTGTTAGTGGTGGCTTGCTGCTGCACGGCCCACTGGTTTCTGAGTAAGGAGGCTTAGCCCCTGGGTGGTGTCCTGGTATaatggggggtggtgggggggaaaggaggtttTACACTACTATCATTATACCGCTACAATGGCTGTGACTAGCCCAATCCAACCATCTCTAGCTCTAATCCAGCACAGCTCAGAGTGCtttatgggaaactgaggcacagagagggccaAGGGGACTGTGGCCAaggtgggagtagaacccaggtctcccgagtGCCAGTGCAGTGCTCAGCCCTAACCTTGCCTGGACAGGGATGAGCACCTGCCCCATGGTAGGGAGCAGCACCACTCAATGACACTAGCAGAGTCAAAGCTGAACTTCATTGGTGCACAGATAAGGCCTATGTTTCCAACCAACCTGAAGCAGAGGGACTGCAAGTGTTGAGATACAAAAACCTCTGTGGTGGGGCAGGAGAGCAGTTCActcccactgcacccccaggaCATCCTTggattcctcccttccccctacaAGCTACCTGGTTGCCaccttcccatccccctctattACAGGActctgcaaccccctccccccaacatccatgccaggagctctgtgcctacacactgccccctgccatTTCCCCCCCATGCCAGGAGCTCTATGTGCCCACCCAAGGATAAGCCAGAGTCGGATACTTAATCCTAGCAAAGATCTGGGAATGGAGGGAAACGCTCCTGTGTCAGGGCTCAAGCTGATGTCAGAGGATGTGACCTAACCTGTAGGGAGGTTACTCTACCTCTGTTACTGgggggttcttgcaccttcctcagcagcagctggggctggcagccagtggCTAGGTGGGCACTGGGGACAGAGCCAGCCTGCTCCTTTCCCTGGGTCCCTGCTGTTAACAGGCTGAGCTGGCTGTACCAAAGCGTGTTATTCTGAACAGACTCACTGAGAGCAGCCAGTGGAGCCATTGGTGACTGCCCTGTCCCATCGATGACTCAGCTGGACGGGGAAACATTCCCAGAAGCGCCTCTCAGGCTTCACAGCCCACATTGCATTTACAAAGGGGCCTTACGCTCCCACCAACTCATTGAAAGGGAAAGGGCTTCAGGCTCTTACGTCACGCAAGAGTTAGAGTGGTGAATGCCCCACAGCAGGACAGGGACTGTGCCTCCCACTCCCTCCACAACTGGCCAACCAGCAGCACCCATGCCTGGGCCATCCACTGGCTGGCAGTCTAGGGGctttggctggggctgggcagggaagtTCTTGCCATCAAAGTGACAGACTGGAGCAGCAAGGACGAGGATGAGGGAGAGCACAGGGTGCAAGGGGAAGCCATGGCCACAGCAGCCTTCAGCCCCCTTCTGCTAGGCTTGAACTGGGCTGATGGGACCAGGCCATGTTCAACTTGactgcagggcagtgggggctccTCTACAGTCTTTGTGGAGAGGACGGGCTacctccagggcagggacccaGAGCTCTTCTTGCCCCCCTGTCCCCTGCCACTCCATCCCGCTCCAGCTCTGCCACCTGCAACCCAACTCTCTGCAGGGGCAGAAACTTCCTCATGAAGCTACTCCTTGAAGCCCCCAGGCCCAAAGGGGGTAGGTGAGGGGCACAGGGAGAGCAGATACCTGCCCTGGTGCGTGGGGCTACTTACCTAGGCTGGCAGGCAGAGCAGTCTCAGGTGGGGCCTACAGgagggcagccagaagctcatAGCTGGTCCAGAGATAGGAAATGGGATAGGAACCGGCTCCCTGCATTGCCCCCAGCGTACAGCTGGGCTtggtggaagggggggggggtgtagcttGAGTTGCCTTGAGGATGTGTCCCCATGGGTGgcaagctcccccccccacccaccctgcaaACAGGGCACAAACAAGTGCAGCTCACATGCTGGGAAAGCACCATtgcactcccccatccccacctttaGCTCCCAGCCCAAGCCCTGGGAGGCTGGAGTCCAATAAAGGGGAGTTCCTGTACACCCAGCACCCCTGCACCACTCCCTACAGCGCCCTCTGCTGGAAGGGACAGTCTGGCAGCTACAATGTTGTTCTTCCACCACCCCAGCACGAGGGCAAAGGCTGCAGGGAgtttgtgggtgggtggggtggcaggATGCATGGGCTGGGCTCAGAAGCCTGGCCCTGAACCATGTATCACTCATTGCAGCTGCCAAGTGCCCACAGGGTAGGTGACAAGTGAAGGCAGCTGCCTGCCAGGAGCAGAGACACCTCCCATGCCAGCTTACAGCCCCCTCTGGaatccaacacccccccccattaCTGAGCCCTCTGGAATGTAGACATCACACAAGCCAGGTGGGAGAGCTCACGCTGGCttcctggctgcagtgagctcaGTTCAGGAGGGTGGGGAGATACCCTTCCCATCCAGCT is a genomic window of Chrysemys picta bellii isolate R12L10 chromosome 7, ASM1138683v2, whole genome shotgun sequence containing:
- the LRRN4CL gene encoding LRRN4 C-terminal-like protein, which encodes MTILLGLSAPVLMAACLLILCPEGAPTSMGGSLPLPPKGQSHWPWLHAQESSPFASSTPQHDLGTDYYSYEDPSTPDTPQMPGSQNPSHQPCVYHHCRHLQTACAELSKDTGCLCPGVTGPDVPPEPPQLRAVHVTESGASLHWCAPSSTVWEYRLIYQADGGHTIAGPIFNSTFRMAVLGGLHPSTSYLVCVMAANQAGASPTDDGSRAHGPCRTIRTLAPQLPYAYVAAGLAAMFGLVVVSALTWHFALRSRRRQFHGSQDNILDGEVGPSGVANGLYRGEEQL